In Balaenoptera ricei isolate mBalRic1 chromosome 4, mBalRic1.hap2, whole genome shotgun sequence, the following are encoded in one genomic region:
- the SMCO1 gene encoding single-pass membrane and coiled-coil domain-containing protein 1: MNNETTTLISLKEAMKRVDQKLQVLEAQFKELDFTKDNLTQKFEHHSKTLANQAAQDELWTAVLSFKFTPMELNILYSYVIEVLIRLHTRVLEKLPDLVRGLPTLASILRRKVKNKRIRVVWESVLEEHGMQEGDITALCTFFVAHGNKAEYYIAKVRQMYIKDVNFMITNMVKNQALQDGLLKAVQVIEKGKAVRAPEEQKSSLEELIP, translated from the exons ATGAACAATGAAACCACAACCCTGATATCCTTAAAGGAGGCAATGAAAAG AGTAGACCAAAAACTCCAAGTGTTAGAAGCACAGTTTAAAgaactggacttcaccaaggataATCTGACACAGAAATTTGAACATCATAGCAAGACTTTGGCAAACCAAGCTGCCCAAGATGAGCTGTGGACAGCAGTTCTGTCATTCAA GTTCACTCCAATGGAATTGAATATTTTATACAGCTACGTCATTGAAGTACTCATCCGCTTGCACACTCGTGTGCTTGAGAAGCTGCCAGATCTGGTGAGAGGTCTTCCCACCTTAGCCTCCATCCTTAGACGAAAAGTCAAGAACAAGCGCATTAGAGTTGTGTGGGAGTCTGTCCTGGAGGAACATGGGATGCAAGAAGGAGATATCACAGCACTGTGTACCTTCTTTGTAGCACATGGTAACAAGGCAGAATACTACATTGCTAAAGTAAGGCAAATGTATATAAAAGATGTCAATTTCATGATCACTAATATGGTAAAGAACCAGGCTCTGCAGGATGGTTTGCTAAAGGCTGTTCAGGTCATTGAGAAGGGAAAAGCAGTGAGGGCCCCTGAAGAGCAAAAGTCATCCCTAGAAGAGTTGATACCATAA